The Pseudomonadota bacterium genome has a segment encoding these proteins:
- a CDS encoding IS5 family transposase (programmed frameshift), which produces MAKIQSWEVSDTFWEKVAPLIPAPERDPNKTYKRKAGGGKKPMEHRQVFEAILYVLRTGCQWKALPKERFGSPSAIHTHFMRWMRSGFFVSLWRAGLAEYDEMEGIGWRWQSIDGAMTKAPLAQESVGRNPTDREKKGSKRHILVDERGVPLSIVVTGANRHDVSQLELVLDEIIIGRPDTEQNLCADRGYSGEPAQQAIKDRNYIPHVKQRGEEIQEKKNNPLFRARRWVVEVTHSWFNRFRKLLVRYEKLTETYEALLHMAAAIIAFRKTGVIYG; this is translated from the exons ATGGCTAAGATTCAATCTTGGGAAGTCTCCGACACCTTTTGGGAGAAAGTTGCTCCCCTAATCCCGGCGCCGGAGCGCGATCCAAATAAAACCTACAAGCGTAAAGCCGGTGGTGGCAAAAAACCCATGGAGCACCGGCAGGTCTTTGAAGCGATTTTATATGTTTTGCGCACCGGTTGCCAATGGAAGGCGTTGCCAAAGGAGCGGTTCGGCAGCCCAAGTGCAATTCACACACATTTCATGAGGTGGATGCGGTCCGGCTTTTTTGTTTCTCTTTGGAGAGCCGGCCTTGCCGAATACGATGAAATGGAAGGCATCGGCTGGCGATGGCAAAGTATAGATGGCGCCATGACCAAAGCCCCTCTGGCTCAAGAATCCGTAGGTCGCAACCCGACTGACCGGGAAAAAAAA GGAAGCAAACGTCATATCCTGGTGGACGAACGTGGCGTCCCCTTGTCGATAGTCGTAACCGGAGCAAACAGACACGATGTGAGTCAGCTTGAACTCGTCTTGGACGAAATCATAATAGGCCGCCCTGACACAGAACAAAATCTCTGCGCAGATAGAGGCTACAGCGGCGAACCAGCCCAACAAGCTATCAAAGATCGAAACTACATCCCGCACGTAAAACAGCGCGGGGAGGAAATTCAAGAGAAGAAGAACAACCCCCTATTCAGAGCCCGCAGATGGGTGGTTGAAGTCACTCACTCTTGGTTCAACAGGTTTAGAAAACTGCTGGTAAGATACGAAAAGCTTACCGAAACCTACGAAGCATTGCTACACATGGCGGCGGCAATAATTGCTTTCAGAAAAACTGGCGTTATTTACGGATAA
- the secB gene encoding protein-export chaperone SecB, whose amino-acid sequence MTEEKNEATSPENGPVFRMQKMFLKDLSFESPNAPKVFLEQNPNPKVDINLQVKNTKLDHDNWDVTLGITASLKGEGDKTIFIIEIEHAAVFLLKNIPQEHVQAVLSVDCPSLLFPFTRQIMSQVSVDGGFMPFLMDPVNFLALYENSRKQGKGEGKKQ is encoded by the coding sequence ATGACTGAAGAAAAGAACGAGGCAACTTCCCCGGAAAACGGCCCGGTATTCAGGATGCAGAAGATGTTTTTAAAGGACCTTTCATTCGAGAGCCCCAACGCTCCGAAAGTGTTTCTGGAACAGAATCCGAACCCCAAGGTTGACATCAACCTTCAAGTAAAGAACACCAAACTCGATCATGACAACTGGGATGTGACCCTCGGAATCACTGCTTCTCTCAAAGGGGAAGGGGACAAAACGATTTTTATCATCGAAATCGAACACGCTGCGGTGTTCCTGCTGAAGAATATTCCGCAGGAGCATGTGCAGGCAGTCCTGTCGGTGGACTGCCCGTCCCTTCTTTTCCCATTCACCAGGCAGATCATGAGCCAGGTCTCGGTAGACGGCGGCTTCATGCCCTTTTTAATGGACCCGGTAAACTTTCTGGCGTTGTATGAGAATTCACGGAAACAAGGAAAGGGGGAGGGGAAGAAGCAGTAA
- a CDS encoding type II toxin-antitoxin system RelE/ParE family toxin: MELQWTETAKNDLLSIRRYIAADNPTAAKERVERLRNKAGNIVHAPLAGRIVPELSRDDIREVIEGNYRIVYQLDSKQVSILTVFESHRLFPTKDVAEKI; the protein is encoded by the coding sequence ATGGAACTCCAGTGGACTGAAACTGCAAAAAATGACCTGCTTTCAATTCGCAGGTATATTGCGGCAGATAATCCGACGGCAGCAAAAGAGCGGGTTGAACGATTAAGAAATAAGGCGGGAAATATTGTTCATGCTCCGTTGGCCGGGAGGATAGTTCCTGAGTTGTCGCGGGATGATATCCGGGAAGTCATTGAAGGAAATTATCGAATTGTTTATCAGTTGGATTCCAAGCAAGTTTCAATTCTGACAGTGTTTGAGTCCCATCGGCTTTTCCCGACCAAAGATGTGGCGGAGAAAATTTGA
- a CDS encoding type II toxin-antitoxin system Phd/YefM family antitoxin produces the protein MKPIHVSEDIVSLSDFKNHASKMLRKVQTTHRPMIITQNGTPAGVIISPAEFDAFTEKNRFLEAINCGLADVKEGRVLTDKELDKALDGTPVD, from the coding sequence ATGAAGCCAATACATGTTTCAGAAGATATTGTTTCCTTATCGGATTTTAAAAACCACGCATCAAAAATGTTGCGAAAGGTACAAACTACACACCGGCCGATGATCATCACCCAGAATGGGACTCCGGCCGGGGTTATTATTTCTCCAGCCGAGTTTGATGCTTTTACCGAGAAAAATCGTTTTCTTGAAGCTATCAATTGTGGCCTGGCTGATGTAAAAGAAGGGCGGGTATTGACCGACAAAGAACTGGATAAAGCGCTTGATGGAACTCCAGTGGACTGA
- the uvrA gene encoding excinuclease ABC subunit UvrA, which produces MEPKHIHIRGARMHNLKNIDVDIPRNRLVVFTGLSGSGKSTLAFDTLYAEGQRRYVESLSTYARQFLGQMEKPDVDSLEGLSPAVSIEQRTTSRNPRSTVGTITEVYDHLRLLFARVGHAHCPECGDRISPQSIQDMVESLLSEPEGTKTIILAPIIDHRKGEHREVFTRLKKEGFVRARVNGEIVSLDEEISLDRNKRHRIEAVVDRLVIRKSVERRLYDSVTTAVGLAEGMLLVNFPEQQRDVMFSEQAACIKCGRSMPELSPRLFSFNNPKGACSECSGLGVKQFFDPSLVVPDGALSLRQGAIAPWGNPWRIGGGGRRRRWEGGDASVYGQQLEAVAAHYGFDLDRPFAKLAKKAQEIVLYGSGGEMIDFEYKGRQRHTRSRAVFEGVIPSLARRFMETSSPGIREWMSGYMNEQVCQVCNGARLTPEALAVKVGSWSIYDLTSFSIARLRTELLAMKFSSQEQMIAGRVIKEINDRLDFLGNVGLGYLSMARNASTLSGGEAQRIRLASQIGSRLAGVLYILDEPSIGLHQRDNQRLIDTLVSLRDLGNTVLVVEHDSDTILAADHVVDMGPGAGVHGGEVVFSGSVDKLRKCAKSLTGGYLSGRLTIEVPEKRRPLPARNKWIRVKGAAINNLRELEANFPLGLLICVTGVSGSGKSSLVIETLYKQAVNHLQGGREQAGPCRSITGLDLVDKVIDIDQSPIGRTPRSNPATYTGVLTPIRELLSKLPEARARGYQPGRFSFNLRGGRCEACEGDGVIRISMHFLPDIYVTCETCNGKRYNRETLEIRYRDKNIADILTMNVEEALSFFAKIPAIRSRLQTLYDVGLSYLALGQSSVTLSGGEAQRIKLARELSKRSTGKTLYILDEPTTGLHPDDIRNLLQVIGRLVDQGNSAVVIEHNLDVIKIADHIIDMGPEGGDGGGTVLVAGTPEEVAACPESFTGQFLKNCL; this is translated from the coding sequence ATGGAGCCAAAACACATTCATATCCGGGGCGCCCGGATGCATAATCTGAAAAATATTGATGTCGATATCCCAAGGAACCGGTTGGTGGTGTTCACCGGCCTGAGCGGGTCCGGCAAATCGACGCTCGCCTTTGATACCCTGTATGCCGAAGGGCAAAGGCGGTATGTGGAGTCGTTGTCCACTTACGCCCGGCAGTTTCTCGGGCAGATGGAAAAGCCGGATGTCGATTCGCTGGAAGGGTTGTCGCCTGCGGTTTCCATCGAGCAGCGGACCACCAGCAGAAACCCGCGGTCCACGGTCGGCACCATTACCGAGGTCTACGACCATCTGCGGTTGCTCTTCGCCCGGGTCGGGCATGCCCATTGTCCGGAGTGTGGCGACCGGATCAGCCCGCAGTCGATCCAGGACATGGTGGAATCGCTCCTCTCGGAGCCGGAAGGGACTAAGACGATTATCCTCGCGCCGATCATCGATCATCGCAAGGGTGAGCATCGCGAGGTGTTCACCCGTCTGAAGAAGGAGGGTTTTGTCAGGGCCAGGGTCAACGGTGAAATCGTCTCGCTGGATGAAGAGATCTCCCTTGACCGCAATAAACGGCACCGGATCGAAGCAGTGGTCGACCGGCTGGTGATCAGGAAGAGTGTGGAGCGGCGGCTCTATGACTCGGTGACCACGGCGGTCGGCCTGGCCGAAGGGATGCTGCTGGTTAATTTTCCAGAGCAGCAGCGGGATGTCATGTTCAGTGAACAGGCCGCCTGCATCAAATGCGGGCGCAGCATGCCGGAGCTCTCGCCGCGGCTTTTTTCTTTTAACAATCCCAAGGGGGCCTGCAGTGAATGCAGCGGGCTCGGGGTGAAACAGTTTTTCGATCCCTCCCTGGTGGTGCCCGATGGTGCGCTGAGCCTCAGGCAGGGGGCGATTGCCCCGTGGGGCAATCCGTGGCGGATCGGCGGCGGAGGGCGGCGCAGAAGATGGGAAGGCGGAGACGCCTCGGTATACGGGCAACAGCTGGAGGCAGTGGCCGCCCATTATGGTTTTGACCTCGACCGACCCTTTGCGAAACTGGCCAAAAAGGCCCAGGAGATTGTTCTCTACGGCTCCGGCGGGGAGATGATTGATTTCGAATACAAGGGGCGGCAGCGCCATACCCGAAGCAGGGCGGTTTTCGAGGGGGTGATTCCGAGCCTCGCCCGCCGCTTTATGGAAACATCCTCTCCGGGGATCAGGGAGTGGATGAGCGGGTATATGAACGAACAGGTCTGTCAGGTATGCAACGGGGCGCGACTCACCCCGGAGGCCCTGGCGGTGAAGGTCGGCAGCTGGTCGATTTACGACCTGACCTCTTTTTCCATTGCCAGGCTGCGGACCGAATTACTGGCGATGAAATTCAGCAGCCAGGAGCAGATGATCGCCGGCCGGGTGATCAAGGAAATCAATGACCGGCTCGACTTTCTGGGGAACGTCGGCCTCGGGTATCTTTCGATGGCCAGAAACGCCTCGACCCTTTCCGGCGGCGAGGCGCAGCGGATCCGCCTTGCCTCGCAGATCGGCTCCCGTCTTGCCGGGGTGCTTTATATTCTGGATGAGCCGAGCATCGGCCTGCACCAGCGGGATAACCAGCGGCTGATCGACACCCTGGTCAGCCTGCGGGATCTGGGCAATACCGTGCTGGTGGTCGAACACGACAGCGACACGATCCTCGCGGCCGACCATGTGGTCGATATGGGGCCGGGAGCCGGAGTGCACGGCGGAGAAGTGGTCTTCAGCGGTTCTGTAGACAAGTTGCGAAAATGCGCAAAGTCGCTGACCGGCGGCTATCTTTCCGGTCGGTTGACCATCGAGGTCCCCGAAAAGAGAAGACCTCTGCCCGCCAGGAATAAATGGATCCGGGTCAAGGGGGCCGCCATCAATAATCTCCGTGAGCTCGAAGCGAATTTCCCCCTCGGTCTTCTGATTTGTGTGACCGGGGTTTCCGGATCCGGGAAAAGCTCCTTGGTGATCGAGACCCTCTACAAACAGGCGGTGAATCACCTCCAGGGCGGCAGAGAGCAGGCGGGGCCCTGCCGTTCCATTACCGGACTGGATCTGGTTGACAAGGTGATCGATATCGACCAGAGCCCGATCGGCAGAACGCCCCGATCCAACCCGGCAACCTACACCGGGGTGCTGACCCCGATCAGGGAGCTCTTGTCGAAACTGCCCGAGGCCCGGGCGCGCGGCTACCAGCCGGGCCGTTTCAGCTTCAACCTGCGGGGCGGGCGCTGCGAGGCGTGCGAAGGTGACGGGGTGATCCGGATCTCGATGCACTTTCTCCCCGATATCTACGTGACCTGTGAGACGTGCAACGGCAAGCGATATAACCGGGAGACCTTGGAGATTCGCTACCGCGACAAAAATATCGCCGATATCCTGACCATGAACGTGGAGGAGGCGCTCTCGTTTTTTGCCAAGATCCCGGCGATTCGGAGCAGGCTGCAGACCTTGTATGACGTGGGGTTGTCGTATCTCGCGCTCGGCCAGTCGTCGGTTACCCTTTCCGGCGGCGAAGCGCAGCGGATCAAGCTGGCCAGGGAGCTCTCTAAAAGAAGCACCGGTAAAACTTTGTATATTCTGGATGAGCCCACCACCGGGCTCCACCCTGATGACATCAGAAACCTTTTACAGGTCATTGGCCGGCTGGTCGACCAGGGCAACAGCGCGGTGGTGATCGAGCACAATCTCGACGTGATCAAGATCGCCGACCACATCATCGACATGGGCCCGGAAGGGGGCGACGGCGGCGGCACGGTGCTTGTTGCCGGCACCCCGGAAGAGGTCGCGGCATGTCCGGAATCGTTTACCGGACAGTTCCTGAAGAATTGTTTGTGA
- a CDS encoding four helix bundle protein, with amino-acid sequence MVADGNEIVERSMAYALRIIALYRELQKDDVGRVLGKQLLRSGTSIGANVNEAQGGQSKADFIAKMSIAQKEALESIYWLKLFGKAEVISADRLQDLMDEAGQLTKILSAILITAKK; translated from the coding sequence ATGGTTGCTGATGGTAATGAGATTGTTGAGCGCAGCATGGCGTATGCATTGCGGATTATCGCTTTGTATCGGGAGCTGCAGAAAGATGATGTCGGGCGGGTGCTTGGAAAACAATTGTTGCGTTCCGGGACCTCCATAGGCGCGAATGTTAATGAGGCTCAAGGAGGGCAAAGCAAAGCGGACTTTATTGCCAAAATGTCTATCGCCCAAAAGGAAGCACTTGAATCGATCTATTGGCTCAAACTCTTTGGCAAGGCAGAGGTGATTTCCGCAGATCGTTTGCAGGATTTAATGGATGAGGCAGGACAGTTGACCAAAATTTTGTCGGCAATCCTGATTACCGCCAAAAAATAA